From Aquificaceae bacterium, a single genomic window includes:
- a CDS encoding cobaltochelatase subunit CobN, whose protein sequence is MRLLFLLLVLLSFGFAQKLVLVVSFPNPPRKLHLLLQSAQEVGLEVQGVYLRAEDLKSLQLPEADIYLVDTPPEEIRKALQEKLTGKRLVFLSPPTAGDPQVLSKLLPYYSSGGRENFKNMFKAFAGLPAGPPRELPAVGFYHPARGVMENLPQDFEKPLLVLFHRSDLVAENTAIVDSIIVQSEREGLPAVGFYYPETEGLRRHLHKLILEGRPLPSVVVNLRLMYFAYEEEKKAFEELALPVLQGITYRGRKEDWKKNPQGISVTSIPFHFTLPEYMGAIDPTVVGADQPLKEPLLHMVENLVKRAKAWRDLQSLENSQKKIAIVYYNYPPGERNILASNLNVIKSLELLLKTAKDRGYRVETYSERDLQSKLTQMIGLYYSKPVSTDLLDCLSLEEYLNWYESLPEKVRKDIESYWGRPERDPYLKKGCFTIPVLKSGNFLLLPLAPRGMDYLRSKEIYHSTKIPPSHYYLAFYLYLQKNSHAILHFGTHGTQEWTPGKERGLDLWDYPYLTLGTKPVIYPYIVDNVGEALNARRRGRALIISYQTPAFAPSGTYGELEELHQLLHKEAQSEGRLKETIRREIAQKAMRANIARDLGYKNTTQILKDFESFSEKLHNHIHEIATQNVPLGLHTFGKTKDAELLALTILQMLGREWIKMWEKEPYEEFMAQPVDKIKSSKAFAKVLQCMEGSPDAYCETVIDLYRRLDAGVELVSLFSALEGRYIPASFGGDPIKNPDSLPTGRNLYGFDPQRVPTPQAWKTAVEITDQWLIDYHQRHGRYPQKVAFTLWSVETMRHLGVVEAQVLYLLGVRPRWDDGGRVVGLEIIPKKELGRPRIDVVVSATGLYRDHFPNLMNLINQAVRLVAELEEEENFVRQNTQKLMAMLLKKGYPHEQAQRLATIRSFSNESGAYGSGLDDAVFQTKDKKKLSGLFLHRMGFAYDEGLHSQKVHGLFEENLKDTDAVLLSRSSNLYGMLTTDDPFQYLGGLALTVEVLSGRKPEVLIANLRSTAKVQTAEEFLLQEVRARYLNPEYVKALMKEGYSGVNELLNTLNNLYGWQVVAPQVVRDPIWKEFREVYLQDKYNLGTKKWLRENSSASKQIEERLSQGITMAGYGTGRPVVPSSRAGAGSYEPSVRGALLQRVSTIHDVGQIHTLSGFWLLSVILLIPYLAGLFEGLRKRSYA, encoded by the coding sequence ATGAGGCTCCTTTTTCTACTACTGGTTCTACTGAGCTTTGGCTTTGCCCAGAAGTTAGTGCTCGTGGTGAGCTTTCCAAACCCTCCCAGAAAACTCCACCTTCTCCTGCAGAGTGCACAGGAGGTGGGTCTTGAAGTGCAGGGCGTATACCTGAGGGCGGAAGACCTCAAAAGCCTGCAATTGCCAGAGGCAGACATCTACCTTGTGGATACGCCTCCTGAGGAGATAAGAAAAGCCCTTCAGGAAAAGCTAACTGGCAAAAGGTTGGTGTTTCTGAGCCCTCCAACCGCAGGAGACCCGCAGGTTCTGAGCAAGCTCCTGCCCTACTACAGTTCAGGTGGCAGGGAAAACTTTAAAAACATGTTCAAAGCTTTTGCAGGTCTGCCTGCAGGGCCACCCAGAGAGCTTCCTGCGGTGGGTTTTTACCATCCTGCAAGGGGCGTGATGGAAAATCTGCCTCAGGACTTTGAAAAACCACTGCTCGTGCTTTTTCACCGCTCAGACCTGGTGGCGGAGAACACCGCCATTGTAGACAGCATCATAGTTCAGTCAGAAAGAGAGGGCCTGCCTGCGGTGGGCTTCTACTATCCAGAGACTGAGGGGCTCAGAAGGCATCTTCACAAACTCATCTTAGAGGGAAGACCACTCCCTTCCGTGGTTGTTAACCTCAGGCTCATGTATTTTGCATACGAAGAAGAAAAGAAAGCCTTTGAAGAACTGGCTCTTCCAGTGCTTCAGGGTATCACCTACAGGGGCAGAAAAGAAGACTGGAAAAAGAACCCCCAGGGCATTTCAGTAACCTCAATACCCTTCCACTTCACACTGCCAGAGTATATGGGGGCTATCGACCCCACAGTGGTGGGTGCAGACCAACCCCTCAAAGAGCCATTGCTCCATATGGTGGAAAATCTGGTAAAGAGAGCTAAAGCCTGGAGAGACCTCCAGAGCCTTGAAAACTCCCAGAAAAAAATAGCTATAGTCTACTACAACTACCCGCCCGGAGAGAGGAACATCCTTGCCTCCAACCTGAACGTCATAAAAAGCCTTGAACTACTTCTGAAAACCGCAAAGGACAGGGGCTACAGGGTTGAAACCTATTCAGAGAGAGACCTGCAGTCAAAGCTCACCCAAATGATAGGGCTTTACTATTCAAAGCCCGTGAGTACAGACCTTCTTGATTGTCTGAGCCTTGAGGAATACTTGAACTGGTATGAGAGCCTTCCAGAAAAGGTCAGGAAGGACATAGAGAGCTACTGGGGAAGACCGGAGAGGGACCCATACCTTAAGAAGGGATGTTTCACCATTCCTGTGCTTAAATCGGGCAACTTTTTGCTCCTGCCCCTTGCACCCAGAGGCATGGATTACCTAAGGAGTAAAGAGATATACCACAGCACAAAGATTCCACCCTCTCACTACTATCTTGCCTTCTACCTTTACCTGCAGAAAAACAGCCATGCAATATTGCACTTTGGCACCCACGGCACTCAGGAGTGGACGCCCGGCAAGGAGAGAGGCCTTGACCTGTGGGATTACCCCTACCTCACCCTTGGCACAAAGCCCGTCATATACCCTTACATCGTAGACAACGTGGGAGAAGCCCTCAACGCCCGAAGGAGGGGCAGAGCCCTTATCATCTCTTATCAGACCCCAGCCTTTGCACCCTCTGGCACCTACGGAGAGCTGGAAGAACTTCACCAGCTACTTCACAAGGAAGCCCAGTCAGAGGGAAGACTGAAAGAGACCATAAGGCGGGAGATAGCTCAAAAAGCCATGAGGGCAAACATAGCCAGAGACCTGGGCTATAAAAACACCACCCAGATACTGAAAGATTTTGAGAGCTTCTCTGAAAAACTCCACAACCACATACACGAAATAGCCACTCAGAATGTGCCTCTGGGGCTTCACACCTTTGGCAAGACAAAGGACGCAGAACTCCTTGCCCTCACCATACTGCAGATGCTGGGCAGGGAATGGATAAAAATGTGGGAAAAGGAACCCTATGAGGAGTTTATGGCTCAACCCGTAGACAAGATAAAGAGCTCCAAAGCCTTTGCAAAGGTGCTTCAATGCATGGAAGGCTCTCCAGACGCATACTGTGAGACAGTTATAGACCTCTACAGAAGGCTTGACGCAGGCGTGGAGCTTGTATCTCTCTTTTCAGCCCTTGAGGGCAGATACATACCTGCCTCTTTTGGTGGAGACCCCATAAAAAACCCCGACAGCCTGCCTACGGGTAGAAACCTCTACGGCTTTGACCCACAGCGTGTGCCAACACCTCAGGCATGGAAAACTGCGGTGGAAATCACAGACCAGTGGCTCATAGACTACCACCAAAGGCACGGAAGATATCCTCAGAAGGTTGCCTTTACTCTGTGGTCTGTGGAAACCATGAGACACCTTGGTGTGGTGGAAGCTCAGGTTCTTTACCTCCTTGGTGTAAGACCAAGGTGGGATGATGGTGGAAGGGTGGTAGGGCTTGAGATAATACCTAAGAAAGAACTCGGGCGTCCGCGCATAGACGTGGTGGTATCTGCCACGGGGCTATACAGGGACCACTTTCCAAACCTAATGAACCTGATAAATCAGGCAGTAAGGCTTGTGGCAGAGCTTGAGGAAGAGGAGAACTTCGTAAGGCAGAACACACAAAAACTGATGGCGATGCTTCTTAAAAAGGGCTACCCTCATGAGCAGGCTCAGAGGCTCGCCACTATAAGGAGCTTTTCCAACGAGAGCGGAGCTTACGGCTCTGGGCTGGATGATGCGGTCTTCCAGACAAAGGATAAGAAAAAACTTTCGGGGCTTTTCCTGCACAGGATGGGCTTTGCCTACGACGAGGGACTTCACTCGCAGAAGGTGCATGGGCTTTTTGAGGAAAACCTCAAGGATACGGATGCGGTGCTTCTCTCAAGAAGCTCCAACCTATATGGCATGCTCACCACCGACGACCCCTTCCAGTATCTTGGGGGTCTTGCTCTGACAGTGGAGGTGCTCTCAGGTAGAAAGCCAGAGGTGCTTATAGCCAACCTTAGAAGCACCGCAAAGGTGCAGACCGCAGAGGAGTTCCTCCTTCAGGAAGTAAGAGCCCGATACCTCAACCCAGAATACGTAAAAGCCCTTATGAAAGAAGGCTACTCGGGCGTCAACGAGCTTTTAAACACCCTTAACAACCTCTACGGCTGGCAGGTGGTGGCACCTCAGGTGGTAAGAGACCCCATCTGGAAAGAATTCAGAGAGGTCTATCTCCAGGACAAATACAACTTGGGCACAAAAAAGTGGCTCAGAGAAAACTCCTCAGCCTCTAAGCAAATAGAGGAAAGGCTATCCCAGGGCATCACTATGGCAGGCTACGGCACTGGCAGACCGGTCGTGCCTTCTTCCCGTGCGGGAGCCGGTAGCTACGAGCCATCTGTAAGGGGCGCACTGCTGCAGAGGGTCAGCACTATCCATGATGTGGGACAGATCCATACTCTCTCTGGTTTCTGGCTTCTGAGCGTGATTCTTTTGATACCATATCTGGCAGGCTTGTTTGAAGGTTTGAGAAAAAGAAGCTATGCATAG
- a CDS encoding DUF2149 domain-containing protein, with protein MNLKDILLQELERLEEETDPMLSVVNMIDAFLAVVIALLLVLVNSPFNPFTKEDYVLVKNPGRENMELVIKKGQKLERYVKSQQIGEGRGVRVGATYRLPDGTLVYVPEE; from the coding sequence ATGAACCTCAAAGATATCCTTCTTCAGGAACTGGAGAGGCTTGAGGAAGAAACAGACCCCATGCTCTCGGTGGTAAACATGATAGACGCCTTTCTGGCGGTCGTTATCGCCCTTCTTCTGGTGCTGGTAAACAGTCCCTTCAACCCCTTCACAAAGGAAGATTATGTGCTTGTGAAAAACCCCGGCAGGGAAAACATGGAGCTGGTCATAAAGAAAGGGCAGAAGCTGGAGAGGTATGTAAAGAGCCAGCAGATAGGAGAAGGAAGGGGTGTAAGAGTGGGTGCCACTTACCGCCTGCCCGATGGAACGCTGGTTTACGTGCCGGAGGAGTAG
- a CDS encoding MotA/TolQ/ExbB proton channel family protein codes for MEKVFYQVVMLFQYPVYASIGLMFLYSLFDLGLFTARAIKRAMGKNHPTQLPPEELYLRGLKAMEPSRLVSRIAPLLGLVGTLIPLGPALLALAEGNTQELGRKLSFAFGAVSLSLISASITYYTSTVRRRWLLEDIKRLEEKR; via the coding sequence ATGGAGAAGGTTTTCTATCAGGTTGTAATGCTTTTTCAATACCCTGTTTACGCATCGATAGGGCTCATGTTTCTGTATTCGCTCTTTGACCTTGGGCTCTTTACTGCAAGGGCCATAAAGAGAGCAATGGGGAAAAATCATCCAACACAACTCCCCCCAGAGGAGCTCTACCTGAGAGGACTGAAGGCTATGGAGCCTTCAAGGCTTGTCTCAAGGATTGCCCCTCTTCTGGGGCTTGTGGGAACACTTATACCTCTTGGACCGGCCCTTCTTGCCCTTGCGGAGGGCAACACGCAGGAGCTTGGCAGGAAGCTCTCTTTTGCCTTTGGGGCAGTGAGCCTCTCTCTTATATCTGCCAGCATAACCTACTACACCTCCACAGTGCGAAGACGCTGGCTTTTAGAGGACATAAAGAGACTGGAGGAGAAGAGATGA
- a CDS encoding TonB family protein — protein sequence MRLDTRALQLSLFFNSLAFVLIFFMLRFDASQITQVELELYYTPPNIKHPEYDNLGEEVRNITHRGQSQKAKGDTGGHTPAKADSFQQQVEEKLQKTPTSEELLSKAEAKEQSTPAEAHEKTPQKSASSEEGHKSTRQETQVGAVAHGKVGSGGAEVGAEPSGSGRVGEGDYNLLYHRQNFGVVRSVVKSHLEYPPLARLRGWEGRVVVLICLEGRNLCGLELRESSGYRVLDEAVIRAVQKAHRNFPVAERKVNLLLPVQFSLKEDN from the coding sequence ATGAGGTTGGATACAAGGGCTCTGCAACTTTCCCTTTTCTTTAACAGCCTTGCTTTTGTCCTCATCTTCTTCATGCTGAGGTTTGACGCGTCACAGATAACTCAGGTAGAGCTGGAGCTTTATTACACTCCACCCAATATTAAACATCCTGAATATGACAACCTGGGCGAGGAGGTAAGAAACATAACCCATAGAGGGCAAAGTCAGAAGGCGAAGGGAGATACAGGCGGACACACACCGGCTAAAGCCGATAGTTTTCAACAGCAGGTAGAAGAAAAACTTCAAAAAACACCCACATCCGAGGAACTCCTCAGCAAGGCTGAAGCAAAGGAGCAGTCAACACCTGCAGAAGCCCATGAGAAGACCCCACAGAAATCCGCCAGCTCTGAAGAAGGCCATAAGAGCACTAGACAGGAGACGCAGGTGGGTGCAGTTGCCCATGGTAAGGTGGGGAGCGGTGGAGCTGAGGTAGGAGCCGAGCCATCGGGTTCAGGGAGGGTGGGAGAGGGAGACTACAACCTGCTCTATCACAGGCAGAACTTTGGAGTGGTGAGGTCTGTTGTGAAAAGCCATCTTGAGTATCCACCTCTGGCAAGGCTAAGGGGATGGGAGGGGAGGGTGGTGGTGCTTATATGCCTTGAAGGCAGGAATCTATGCGGGCTTGAGTTAAGGGAGAGCTCTGGCTACCGAGTTCTGGACGAGGCGGTAATTAGAGCAGTCCAGAAGGCACACAGAAACTTTCCGGTTGCAGAAAGAAAAGTTAACCTGCTTTTGCCCGTGCAGTTTTCTCTCAAGGAGGATAACTGA
- a CDS encoding biopolymer transporter ExbD, protein MQEREIDYMNVIPLVDVMLVLLTIALIGASFVAVGSLPVNLPSAEHQKRSVESPVELYVDRHGNLYWKGERISKETLLNRLSNYDRNTHIVVGADRDASVQSLVSLLDLLKGMNFQRVSLQVRRT, encoded by the coding sequence ATGCAAGAAAGGGAGATTGACTACATGAATGTGATTCCTCTGGTGGATGTGATGCTGGTGCTTTTGACCATTGCCCTCATAGGTGCCAGCTTTGTGGCGGTGGGGTCTTTGCCTGTGAACCTGCCCTCTGCAGAGCATCAAAAGCGGTCAGTGGAGAGCCCCGTTGAGCTCTATGTGGACAGGCACGGAAACTTATACTGGAAGGGGGAAAGGATAAGTAAAGAAACTCTCCTGAACAGGCTCTCAAACTACGACAGGAACACGCACATAGTGGTGGGGGCGGACAGGGATGCTTCCGTGCAGTCTCTTGTGAGCCTTCTTGACCTTCTAAAGGGCATGAACTTTCAGAGGGTTTCCCTGCAGGTGAGAAGGACATGA
- the exbB gene encoding TonB-system energizer ExbB, with protein MWLEYVFMGIMGLMSLVGLYVFFERLFFYKRINLSDFSTRARLEKELTRGLYVLASVASNAPYVGLMGTVLGIMQTFYIMGKEGMGDTLKIMTGLALALKATALGLLVAVPATVLYNYLVRRARELLYEWEEKHARKGD; from the coding sequence ATGTGGCTGGAGTATGTGTTTATGGGTATTATGGGGCTTATGAGCCTTGTGGGGCTGTATGTGTTTTTTGAGAGGCTCTTTTTCTACAAAAGGATAAACCTGTCAGACTTTTCTACAAGGGCAAGGCTGGAAAAAGAGCTTACAAGGGGTCTTTATGTGCTTGCGTCGGTAGCATCCAACGCTCCTTATGTGGGGCTTATGGGCACGGTGCTGGGCATCATGCAAACCTTCTACATAATGGGAAAGGAGGGTATGGGAGACACGCTCAAGATAATGACGGGGCTTGCTCTGGCTCTGAAAGCCACTGCGCTGGGGCTTCTGGTGGCAGTGCCGGCAACGGTTTTATACAACTACCTTGTAAGAAGGGCAAGGGAACTGCTTTACGAGTGGGAGGAAAAGCATGCAAGAAAGGGAGATTGA